The following coding sequences lie in one Rutidosis leptorrhynchoides isolate AG116_Rl617_1_P2 chromosome 6, CSIRO_AGI_Rlap_v1, whole genome shotgun sequence genomic window:
- the LOC139852775 gene encoding histone H3.2-like, which yields MARTKQTARKSTGGKAPRKQLATKAARKSAPATGGVKKPHRFRPGTVALREIRKYQKSTELLIRKLPFQRLVREIAQDFKTDLRFQSSAVAALQEASEAYLVGLFEDTNLCAIHAKRVTIMPKDMQLARRIRGERA from the coding sequence ATGGCTCGTACTAAACAGACTGCAAGGAAGTCCACCGGAGGAAAGGCCCCAAGGAAGCAACTGGCCACAAAAGCCGCCAGAAAATCTGCTCCGGCTACCGGAGGAGTCAAAAAACCACACAGATTCAGGCCAGGAACTGTGGCTTTGAGAGAAATCAGGAAGTATCAAAAGAGCACTGAGCTTTTGATCAGGAAACTTCCTTTTCAAAGGCTTGTGAGGGAAATCGCTCAGGATTTTAAGACCGATTTGCGGTTTCAGAGTTCCGCTGTTGCTGCTCTTCAGGAAGCTTCTGAGGCTTATTTGGTTGGATTGTTTGAAGATACTAATTTGTGCGCTATTCATGCTAAGAGAGTTACGATTATGCCTAAGGATATGCAGCTTGCTAGAAGGATACGTGGTGAAAGGGCTTAG
- the LOC139852616 gene encoding transcription factor bHLH130-like, which translates to MDSDLHHHHQHKPNTNPGLTRYRSAPSSYFSNLINSGIYGDDDYTDSFRVSTANQILKQFEYKFIDSVKQEQQVIHTEPQQQQQPQQIIYQNQFQSQTNHNININNHNNNNQQQQQQQSVSTTCSSTINDSVTPSINLPSNLLRQSSSPAGFFDQLEIDNGYSMMRSIDDYRTGRGNAQNTLLASNKRLKNETGFSTGSLSSSGVLPCIPENESKVMETKSASNDGGFGSNTWDDSDILTDSFLNEFAESDQNKLSSLNSSDDQQNVIGRIRPPATLMHHTSLPASSAELDKLLQFQDSVPLRSRAKRGCATHPRSIAERVRRTRISERMRRLQNLVPNMDKQTNTADMLDLAVDYIKELQKEAETLSDHHAKCTCPQKQNL; encoded by the exons ATGGATTCAGATCTCCATCATCACCACCAACACAAACCAAATACCAACCCCGGGTTGACCCGATACCGATCCGCCCCGAGTTCTTATTTCTCTAATTTGATCAATAGCGGAATCTACGGTGACGATGATTATACTGATTCCTTTAGGGTTTCAACTGCTAATCAAATTCTCAAACAATTTGAATACAAATTCATTGATTCAGTCAAACAGGAACAACAAGTAATTCATAcagaaccacaacaacaacagcaaccacaacagatTATATATCAAAATCAATTTCAGTCTCaaactaatcataatattaatattaataatcataataataataatcagcagcagcagcagcaacagtctGTATCTACTACATGTAGCTCAACAATTAACGATTCGGTAACGCCGTCTATCAATTTACCGTCAAATCTTCTCCGGCAAAGTAGCTCGCCGGCCGGTTTTTTTGATCAACTTGAAATTGACAATG GTTATTCCATGATGAGATCGATCGATGATTATAGAACTGGTAGGGGTAACGCTCAAAATACGTTGCTTGCATCAAACAAGAGATTGAAAAATGAAACAGGATTTTCGACTGGTTCACTTTCATCTTCTGGTGTGTTGCCTTGTATCCCTGAAAACGAGAGCAAAGTTATGGAAACGAAAAGTGCTAGTAATGATGGAGGTTTTGGTTCAAATACTTGGGATGATTCGGATATCTTAACCGATAGTTTCTTGAATGAATTTGCCGAAAGTGATCAAAATAAGCTATCGAGTCTAAATTCATCTGATGATCAGCAGAATGTGATAGGGAGAATTCGTCCTCCCGCAACGCTTATGCATCATACGAGTTTGCCTGCAAGTAGTGCTGAGTTGGATAAACTTTTGCAATTTCAAGATTCTGTGCCTTTAAGGAGCAGGGCAAAAAGAGGTTGTGCTACTCACCCAAGAAGTATTGCTGAAAGG GTAAGACGGACCCGAATAAGTGAAAGAATGAGGAGGCTACAAAATCTTGTCCCGAATATGGACAAG CAAACAAACACAGCAGACATGTTGGATTTGGCCGTTGATTATATCAAAGAACTTCAGAAAGAAGCTGAG ACACTTTCAGACCATCATGCAAAATGTACATGTCCACAAAAACAAAATTTATAA